ATTGCTACAGTGATCTGCCATTGCTACACCGTGCTCCCCTACTATTCCCACTCACCGTGCTCCTCTGCCATTGGTGGGAAATGTTAGAGGATACGAACCTTTCTAGAACTAACTTTGGGCCCGTTTAAGGTAGTTTTTCTCGGctgtaacttttttaaaaaggttttttatcatctttgaaaaatatctcaaagTAACACTCTTTTTAGTGTATAAAGTGTTAGTTTGAAGTaccaaaatactaaaattcttggtactttgagatacttttcaagaatgataaaaaaactttttttcaaaagttttttttgccagAAACTGTCCTAAATAATCCATAACTACTAAGAATCTATGGTTAtagattctaaaaaaataaactaagaaaacagaaaagagaTAAGCTAGGTTTCAGAGCTTTTCTGTGTTCTCAGAAACTAGCTATCAAATAGCTGCTTTGACTGCATCAAAGAGCGGAGCCATTTTGCCATAAGATTATTCGGCGCCGATAACTTGTCAAAAGAGAGGGAGTTGCCACACATCGCTACAAACTTACAATCTGATAGGTTCAACGGAGACGCCGGTCGTACCTGCACCCTGCACCGCACAAACCAATCCAGAGCGGATGAAGATTTGCGTCGTTGTGGGCACCGATCCAACGGGGGAAAAGAGCACATACCGTGGACTCGTACCCGCGTCGAACGTTTACGTTGTTCTCGGCTGAGTCCAACTCGTACGTGCGACACGGGCCGAGTTTCCGCTCGTACAGGTAACATgtccccggcggcgagcaAACACCAAGTTGACCCGCCTACTCGGTTGAGCAGCGCCGAACTAGCGTCCGTCCCGTGAAGCCGTGATCGAACGAACAAAAATGATTGACCTGAAACCTGCACCGGCGTGTACAGAGAGCGCGTGCGCGCGTTGGAGTCTCTGTCTCTCTGCCCGTGCACCACCGGATCGGACGCGAGATCCAAGCTATGGAGTACAGTAGTACTACTATTCTCCATGTCTCGGCCGCAGGAAAGGCACTCGTGACCGGTCGGGCCTGGCAGGAGATGACGGGTTGACGGTTGGTTGCAGAGAAACATCATGCTACTGCGCCGCGCCACGGGAGCGCGGGCACCGCAGCCCCGCGTGCGCCGATCGATCCGGTGGCGTGTTCTGCTCCGAGGCTGAAGTAACGGACTGCGCGGATTTATGGTCAGTTGGTCACGCTCACGCGGCGACAGTGGGGAACCGGTaggtcgccggcggctggTTAGGCACGTCACAGCACCAGGATTCTTCACGGTCACGGCATAGTGCATACCCAAGAGGAATTGGTGTTTGGCAATTACTCTGCCAAAACGCCTTCGATGCGTTCAGAATTCTCGCGTCAAAAAGCAAGGTGATctgagaaacaaaaaatacccGGATAGATACTAGTCTATATTGGACAAACATgtttattaaaagaaatatacaaaTCTGATAGaatactatataaaatttcttaaaagataaagaaaaactaCTAAACTATTGACTAACTAATagatataattaaactattatGCCATGATCTTCGTGGTTTCTTTTTTGACTCATACTCTTCTAGATAAGTTTTTCATCGGctaattatgattttttttcttaacccaATACACTAGAGAATCTTATCAAAATTTGGCGTTAATAGCACCAAGCCACCGTGATCATGCAACCCCATTAGAGAATCAATGTAGCCTTGTTTTTTTCGCTAAATTAAGCCTAAGcaaaatgatttattaatatttataaaaaattatatacttgttcttagagatttaaaaaatgctaaaaaataaattataattaaaaatcctaaatcaactttaaatttaagttttaaatttaaattttaacttataaatatgagCATAGGCGAAAAGACCGGGGTCTAGCTCTTTCTTTACAAAACCAGATCAATGGATTGACCTTCGGCTGAAGGAACACGGCCAAGTTgttttttcagtgtaaaatctGTCTTGTTGCTTTTTCTGACCCAGTTATGGTCAAATGAGAATTCaaaaggggtgattgtttgatttttccatatttacaaacgaaaaataaattttgaatgaaacttttatataggtatttttagcgatttaaaagcaaatgctaaaaaataaattttgtagaaaaaactcaaaatcagctccaaatttaaagttgaaaattcaagttttgacttataagcataaacataagcgataAGATGGGGATGAAAGACCATCAAAAACCAGCCTGTTGGGCTGAAGAATTATGGTTTTCTTGAACATAGCATAAAAACGTATAGATAACTGAAAACGCAACAGAAGGGCAGAGCATTGCGGTGCTAAAACTGAAGCGATTAGGAGGggtgtgaaaaatatttagctCTGGAAGACAAGTGcacaagtcaaaattttgttgacAACTGTACAAGATCAAAACAGTTTCTTATTTTCCAAGATCAACTCTTAATCCCAGATTTATATGCTTTCCATGCTTGTGCACATGCCTGAATATTTGTTGACGCTTGCTTTACGAACTTGGTAATGTTTTCTTCGTATTTGTCCACCAATGCAGGGATGGTGAGAGCAAGAAATAGGCCTGGCAGATAAACGGTTCAACAAAGTCAGCATTGATCAGTACGATAATACTAAGATCAATACATCGCATTTTCATTTGCacctctaaatatatatatgattccATTGTGCTTGGAAtggtttcagaaaaaaattcatagtTCCTCAACTTCTCCCAGATTGTTGTATTAAATTGACTGCACATAATGCTACTGTTAACTAGATAGATGAGAGAAATCCCACTTCTCAATGTCCCTATCTTAGAGACCGATTTGGAAATGAAGAATTTTCACCTAGTAAGTTATAGTCCACAAACAATTCCAGACTGGTAGTACATGTAATTACTCAGGGTGCTTTCAACTAGACAAGAATATAACACACGCCAAAAATGAAATCAACATAACCTTTATTCCCATCTTTCTGTGTTATATTTCCAGTGGATTCTGAGTCTTTCTACAGTAAGTTACAAGTTTTGATATTCTCAAAAAACTAACGGTAATGCGTATCATCACTGTGTTACACACTAGATCCTAGTATCCTACTATAATGTTCTTAAtagaaacaattaattaatcagaattgagaaacagtaaaagaattTACATGCATATACCAAAGTAATGAGATCAGCCACGCGGCCAACTATGGAGATCACCAATAATACTGAAGCCATCTTGTAGAAGAGGCCGGAGTCCTTTCCCTGTGCTATATTTTCAAAACCCTGCAGTGCCTTATTTAGGATGTCACCCACTGCAGCAGCTGCTTTGCTCATCGATTCTTCAGATATATTGATCAGTGGAACAGGTGGAGGTGGCCTgcatcaaatttttgtttgtagtTTAGAGACAGCAATTAGAAAGTCATGGATTTGACCCTCCTGCACTTCATCATGGAATTTGCATGTGCCTTATTtccattttttagttttgagaATGAACCTATTAGAGATACGATCTGAATTACAATATGCAATGTATTTGGATTGTGttattagtttcctaatatgatttttagtccgtttttttctttaggacTCATAGACTTTACCGATAAGACTTGTAGTCTTTTCCCATTAGAACTCTTAGATTTCctatttatatatcttttgtaAGTTGTACGGAAAGAGTGTGACGGCACGGTGTATTTCCCTGCGTTATAATCATCtcctcatagtggttattgccggttgacgcttgtgatttttttccgCAAgggtttccacgttaaattttGTGTCTCTGCGTCTATTTCCTAATTGAACCAAAGCATAACTGAGAAACTGTAGTTTGATTTTGTgggtttctttctttcctgaTACAATGGCATTTGCTATGATGAACATATTGACTCGAGAAAGATAGTTTACTACATGCCTGCATCACTAATTCACTATCTTCCAATATTTATATCATCAACTTGGGGCCGACTTCGGTGCATTTTAttagtagtagaatttaatctataccgttgatctatttttatcggacagctgtgattaaattatactaccaataatattaggtgtatTAGAAATTGGAAGaggtaatatcgtcctttttgttgtgatctttattgcaaaaagaaaacaaaattacaaaataatgctaattaagtaattaacaaagtacaaaaataatcCTTTTCTACCGGTGGTATAAAACTACCGGTAAAATGCACCGAAGAGTTGCCCCATCGACATTAGTTTTTACATCACGATTACTTATCTTATCTAAGAGTACATTTACACTCACAAGTACTAATTTAATGGCTTAAACGATTCAAGGccaaacaaatgaaatatgCGCTGCTTACAACTTAGCAAGTGGGCGTAATTCGTACGCGTACCATTAACTTACATGTAACCAAGCTCTGCAATCGACCAAAGCAACAAATTATCTTAAGCACCCCAAGCTGCCATCCACAAAACTGAATAAATCACACTAGGTCACTAATGCATCAACAACTCAGGAGGCAAATCAATCACACTAGAGCAAATAAACTGCGAAAACTCACCTGTTGAGCAGCCGCGCGGCCTTGGCCCAGACGAAGAGGACGGCGAGCACGATCATAAGCACGGTGGACACGAAGGAGAGCAGCGTGTAGCCTGGCAAGCAGTAGAAGAGGACCcaagacgccgccgccgccgccagcgaccAGCCGGccacctccttcctcctccacaGCAGCACATCCGCCACTGCGCCCACAAAATCCACCACACAGCACGCTCACGAAACGCAAAATGCAAACAAAGCAAGCCCAACAAGGCAGCAGGCCCGCCCGACCGACCACGGGGAAGGCGATTTGCGGCGAACTGAATACAGCTGAGCTTAGCTcaccagcaccgccgccgaggaggccgtGCAGCGATCTCCGGGCGCCGAGCAGCCGGCAACCTTGATTGGGGGTATCCATTGCCTTGCCGGATTGATGGATCTCTATCGCCGATCAGAGTTCAGCTGACAGAAAGTGGAGAAAAGCGCACGGCAAGAACAGCGTCGTGATGCAGGAGTGGCAGCTGCTGAATCCCCCGAATAGTCCAACTCCTCAAGCTGGAGCTTGCAAAGTGCAAAgcgagaaagaaaaagaaaaaaagaagaagaaaaggcgCAAGCGTGGGGCACCACGCCACGTCATCAGCACCGTCAGATTGTCCTTGTCCTTGGGCTTTCTCTGGACCGTTCATTGGTAGACCTGTTACCGGGTAACCCATACCCAAATTTACCCGTAtatctttttaag
This is a stretch of genomic DNA from Oryza brachyantha chromosome 1, ObraRS2, whole genome shotgun sequence. It encodes these proteins:
- the LOC102714052 gene encoding reticulon-like protein B12 isoform X2, with protein sequence MDTPNQGCRLLGARRSLHGLLGGGAVADVLLWRRKEVAGWSLAAAAASWVLFYCLPGYTLLSFVSTVLMIVLAVLFVWAKAARLLNRPPPPVPLINISEESMSKAAAAVGDILNKALQGFENIAQGKDSGLFYKMASVLLVISIVGRVADLITLAYFLLSPSLHWWTNTKKTLPSS
- the LOC102714052 gene encoding reticulon-like protein B12 isoform X1; the encoded protein is MDTPNQGCRLLGARRSLHGLLGGGAVADVLLWRRKEVAGWSLAAAAASWVLFYCLPGYTLLSFVSTVLMIVLAVLFVWAKAARLLNRPPPPVPLINISEESMSKAAAAVGDILNKALQGFENIAQGKDSGLFYKMASVLLVISIVGRVADLITLVYACLFLALTIPALVDKYEENITKFVKQASTNIQACAQAWKAYKSGIKS